Below is a window of Corynebacterium kalinowskii DNA.
TTTGAACTCATCGCTGTTGGCGTAGATTCCCATCGATTCCATAACTCGGAGGGCGTCGGCGCCGTACTTCTGTGGCGAAGGCTTGATGAGATAGCGGGTCTTGGCGGTGAACACGCCGGTGAGGGCTGGGCCGTAGATGTAGCCGACGGTGGATATCGCGACGAGGATGACGGCGAAGATCGGGAGGATGATTTTACGTAACACTGAACAAATCTCCTGGTTGACAGTCGAGGGCTTCGCAGAGCCCGACGAGGGTGGAAAAACGGACGGCTTTGGCGCGGTTGTTCTTTAGTACCGAGAGATTGACTGCAGTGACGTCGACAAGCTTGGCGAGCTCCGCCAACGTCATGCCTTTTTCTTCGAGGATTCGATCAAGATGGCAGGTGACCTCCATTTAGATCAAACCCTCCTGATCTTCCTGCAGCTTGACGGCCCGGGTCAGAGCGACCGCCATCATCGACAAAACCATCATGAGGATGTACATCGGGATGAAACCGGGGTCATCGATGCCGTTAGGGAGGGTGTTATTGTCGACGCCTTGCGTTGCAGAGACCCAGTTATTGCCCATGCCCTCAAAGAATTGGCCGCCGATGTATGCCAGCGCTGCCCACGAAGCAATCTTGAAGTAGCGCACGTTTTTGGCGATAAAGAAGTC
It encodes the following:
- a CDS encoding helix-turn-helix domain-containing protein, coding for MEVTCHLDRILEEKGMTLAELAKLVDVTAVNLSVLKNNRAKAVRFSTLVGLCEALDCQPGDLFSVT